From one Bacillus sp. FJAT-42376 genomic stretch:
- a CDS encoding YwqI/YxiC family protein: MTDIKLDHAEVMKQLADMKKALSEIKIDPPSAESLGENDLKFTKSWLEKEEQVHKFAGEYVKAVLKNIEDTEDNVNYLREQDEAITMK; the protein is encoded by the coding sequence ATGACGGATATTAAGCTTGACCATGCGGAGGTTATGAAGCAGCTCGCCGATATGAAAAAGGCGCTCAGTGAGATAAAAATCGATCCGCCTTCCGCTGAATCGCTCGGTGAAAACGACCTCAAATTCACGAAATCGTGGCTTGAAAAGGAAGAGCAAGTTCATAAATTTGCCGGTGAATACGTAAAAGCGGTCCTGAAGAATATTGAAGATACCGAGGACAACGTGAATTATTTGAGAGAGCAGGATGAGGCAATTACAATGAAATAA
- a CDS encoding T7SS effector LXG polymorphic toxin has product MTKVYESDSLATAIETRTKQYKDLEDKLIALENTFKALVDNTEFKGKGADNIKNFYQAQIDLVTDWKKFIQAVTDFYSDVPKWAEDHNLAESTKVAVPFLKEGLETGSKNSKTMVETQHSDLEGILTSIHDLISLTAFSTEAYDTNMKKADTKRSETVTAVENLDTSYEETYNAQASTIGVVQQGYIAIMNATAKSGSVQPMNFNVKTYQADPIHEVRKNVQESIDAYEKQQEEAQKIRDQIAAEKARIEAEKARIEAEKNKPWYEKTWDGVKTFAGEFSGYYDSVRATTGVDPVTGRKLSNAERVAAGAMAAAGFIPVVGWAGRAVKGGSAIVKTAKGMNAANHMLDAYKSTKAMDILNKTEKGIYGLYTANSAWEYGSGMDMFGNKLTEEQRQNALWNGLTMGLVGGGAHIIDKGGLQKLGSKLPYSNTHAKDYTANAHKTLKEIGKQAGSKTHQLIKETPLAAKRVLQVAGRELAQVDIPLVVVREAVTTTGEKVRTLGMESRKLGDLTQNKRHIVGENGLPKSDIDPYGGYFERKDFRTKIYNAEYTPHGNKHIKAKTEEEAKRFSETGKKQAQYLPSVDNSIIEKEALLKGHVLDKGNNNYYFFHDAGKVIGYDNGLPTSWVRAELTSGGSYHGHPIAGDRLDKYLKKMGVK; this is encoded by the coding sequence ATGACCAAAGTATATGAATCTGACTCGTTAGCCACGGCCATTGAAACACGGACCAAGCAGTATAAAGACCTCGAAGACAAGCTGATTGCCCTTGAAAACACGTTTAAGGCACTTGTCGATAATACCGAATTCAAGGGAAAAGGCGCCGACAACATTAAAAATTTCTACCAGGCCCAAATTGATCTGGTCACAGACTGGAAAAAATTTATCCAGGCCGTTACGGATTTCTACAGTGATGTTCCGAAATGGGCAGAAGATCATAACCTTGCAGAATCGACCAAAGTGGCCGTTCCTTTTCTTAAGGAAGGGCTTGAAACAGGGTCGAAAAACAGTAAAACGATGGTCGAAACGCAGCACAGTGATCTTGAGGGGATTTTAACATCCATTCATGACCTGATTTCCCTCACCGCTTTCTCCACAGAAGCCTATGACACCAATATGAAAAAAGCGGACACGAAAAGAAGTGAAACGGTTACGGCGGTAGAGAATCTTGATACTTCCTATGAGGAAACGTATAATGCTCAGGCCAGTACGATCGGAGTCGTCCAGCAAGGCTATATAGCCATCATGAATGCAACCGCCAAAAGCGGTTCGGTTCAGCCTATGAATTTCAACGTCAAAACCTATCAGGCCGACCCCATCCACGAAGTCCGGAAAAACGTGCAGGAATCAATCGATGCGTACGAAAAGCAGCAAGAGGAAGCCCAGAAAATCCGCGACCAAATTGCCGCTGAAAAAGCGAGAATCGAAGCAGAAAAGGCCCGCATCGAAGCCGAAAAGAACAAGCCGTGGTATGAAAAAACATGGGACGGCGTCAAAACGTTTGCCGGCGAATTCAGCGGCTATTATGACTCCGTCCGGGCAACGACAGGCGTCGATCCCGTCACCGGCCGCAAGCTCTCCAACGCTGAGCGCGTAGCCGCCGGCGCCATGGCAGCCGCAGGCTTCATCCCCGTCGTCGGCTGGGCAGGCCGCGCCGTCAAAGGCGGAAGCGCCATCGTCAAAACTGCCAAAGGCATGAACGCCGCCAACCACATGCTCGACGCCTACAAAAGCACAAAAGCCATGGACATTCTAAACAAAACCGAAAAAGGAATCTACGGTCTCTACACCGCCAACAGCGCCTGGGAATACGGCAGCGGAATGGACATGTTCGGGAACAAGCTGACGGAGGAGCAAAGGCAGAATGCGCTTTGGAATGGATTGACGATGGGGCTTGTGGGTGGTGGAGCTCATATTATTGATAAGGGCGGACTCCAAAAGCTCGGCAGTAAATTGCCGTACAGCAATACTCATGCAAAAGATTACACTGCAAATGCCCATAAAACCCTTAAAGAAATCGGCAAGCAGGCAGGTTCTAAAACCCACCAACTCATCAAAGAAACACCATTAGCAGCTAAAAGAGTCCTCCAAGTAGCAGGACGGGAGTTAGCCCAAGTAGATATTCCTCTTGTAGTGGTGAGAGAAGCTGTTACTACAACTGGGGAAAAAGTTAGAACGCTAGGAATGGAAAGCAGGAAGCTTGGGGATTTAACTCAGAATAAAAGGCATATTGTAGGGGAAAATGGTCTGCCGAAGTCAGATATAGATCCTTACGGAGGTTATTTTGAAAGAAAAGATTTTCGTACTAAAATTTATAATGCAGAATATACCCCGCATGGCAATAAGCATATAAAGGCAAAAACAGAAGAAGAGGCAAAAAGATTTAGCGAAACCGGAAAGAAACAAGCTCAATATTTACCATCTGTAGATAATAGCATAATTGAGAAAGAGGCCTTATTAAAAGGACATGTACTAGATAAAGGAAATAATAACTACTATTTCTTCCACGATGCTGGTAAAGTAATTGGGTATGATAATGGGCTGCCTACTAGTTGGGTCAGAGCTGAACTTACTAGTGGCGGTTCATACCACGGACATCCAATAGCTGGAGATAGACTGGATAAATATCTGAAAAAAATGGGAGTAAAATAA
- a CDS encoding alpha/beta hydrolase, with the protein MYFVTSKDGTKIAYDKVGQGPALILIAGAFSYRKFPQQVELANLLSEYFTVYNYDRRGRGDSGDTKPYDVGREIEDLQALIVEAGGSAKVWGLSSGAVLALLAAKKGLNITKLALHEPPFVVTAEDRKPPKDFVRYTAELISKDKRAEAIKYFMTKGMGAPSFVVSMMRIMPGVWSKLMAVAHTLPYDAAVLDGYMEGKELTAEWWSSVTMPTLVLEGTESPASLRHSAQALANVLPNAKLLSKKGLGHTKKLDTKKISPELTVFFTANH; encoded by the coding sequence ATGTATTTTGTTACTTCAAAAGACGGAACGAAGATCGCCTATGACAAAGTTGGCCAAGGGCCAGCTCTCATCCTGATAGCAGGTGCCTTTAGCTACCGGAAATTTCCTCAGCAGGTGGAGCTGGCTAACTTGTTGTCCGAGTACTTCACGGTTTACAACTACGACCGACGCGGCCGAGGAGATAGCGGTGATACTAAGCCATATGATGTTGGACGAGAAATTGAAGATCTTCAGGCTTTGATTGTTGAAGCAGGTGGTTCGGCAAAGGTTTGGGGATTATCTTCGGGAGCTGTTCTTGCCCTGCTAGCTGCAAAGAAAGGGTTAAACATTACAAAATTGGCTCTGCACGAACCTCCTTTTGTGGTTACAGCGGAGGACCGTAAGCCGCCGAAAGATTTTGTGAGGTATACTGCTGAACTTATTTCCAAGGATAAAAGGGCTGAAGCCATTAAGTACTTTATGACCAAGGGCATGGGGGCACCATCATTTGTTGTCAGCATGATGCGCATTATGCCGGGTGTGTGGTCTAAGCTTATGGCGGTTGCTCATACGCTTCCATATGATGCTGCTGTGCTGGATGGCTATATGGAAGGAAAGGAACTGACTGCTGAATGGTGGAGCAGTGTTACGATGCCAACGTTGGTATTAGAAGGGACAGAGAGCCCTGCATCTCTTCGTCATAGTGCTCAAGCATTGGCGAACGTACTCCCCAATGCAAAATTGTTGAGTAAAAAGGGTCTCGGTCATACTAAAAAGCTTGATACAAAAAAGATATCACCGGAGCTTACCGTATTTTTTACGGCTAATCACTAA